A section of the Candidatus Latescibacterota bacterium genome encodes:
- a CDS encoding ABC transporter ATP-binding protein has product MPYLARRRGRYALGVLCLLLSNLAATAVPWLVGHIVDVLQRAHAGGAGLPDGFLTRNVLALTGLSLAGGAFMFGMRWLLIGASREIEFELRDDFFAHLLTLDPPYYQRTPVGDLMARAGSDLNAVRMLLGPGIMYTINTATALIMTLALMFVIDGKLTLLGLAPLPVLSVLIYLISSRFHHGFTRIQEQFSRLSTRVQENFSGIRVVKAFGREEGEQRRFEAEGWAYYHANLKLYRMMALFMPTLRLLSGAAIVLILFYGGRAVGEGRITLGQLVTFIQYMIRLSWPMAALGWVTGIIQRGSASWARMLAVLDQEPAIAGPAPSPQDAPLRGDLEIRHLHFAYGEHAVLHDIDLRLPAGETLGIVGLTGSGKTTLLRLIPRLLDPPPGSILLAGRDVTTLPLAQLRASIAWAPQEPLLFSESLDANLRQGDLGIDPALRDAAAKDAGVLDEILGFPKGWDTPIGERGVNLSGGQQQRVSLARALLKDAGLLILDAPFASVDTHTEERILAALRAGTRGRSLILVSHRVSTVRHCQQILVMDGGRIVERGDHASLLVAGGLYSRLHERQLLEDELGAAGATADDGAEREQA; this is encoded by the coding sequence ATGCCCTACCTGGCACGCCGCCGGGGACGCTACGCGCTCGGCGTCCTCTGCCTGCTGCTCTCGAACCTCGCCGCCACGGCCGTGCCCTGGCTGGTGGGACACATCGTGGACGTCCTGCAGCGCGCCCACGCCGGCGGCGCCGGTCTCCCCGACGGCTTCCTGACGCGCAACGTGCTCGCGCTCACCGGACTCTCCCTCGCCGGCGGCGCCTTCATGTTCGGCATGCGCTGGCTGCTGATCGGCGCCAGCCGCGAGATCGAGTTCGAGCTGCGCGACGACTTCTTCGCCCACCTCCTGACCCTGGATCCCCCCTACTACCAGCGCACCCCCGTGGGCGACCTCATGGCCCGCGCCGGCAGCGACCTGAACGCCGTCCGCATGCTCCTCGGCCCGGGCATCATGTACACGATCAACACCGCGACGGCGCTCATCATGACCCTCGCGCTGATGTTCGTCATCGACGGCAAGCTCACCCTGCTCGGCCTCGCCCCGCTCCCGGTGCTCAGCGTGCTGATCTACCTCATCAGCAGCCGCTTCCACCACGGCTTCACCCGCATCCAGGAGCAGTTCAGCCGCCTCAGCACGCGCGTGCAGGAGAACTTCTCGGGCATCCGCGTGGTGAAGGCCTTCGGCCGCGAGGAGGGCGAGCAGCGGCGCTTCGAAGCGGAGGGCTGGGCCTACTATCACGCGAACCTGAAGCTCTACCGCATGATGGCCCTCTTCATGCCGACGCTCCGCCTGCTGAGCGGCGCGGCGATCGTCCTGATCCTCTTCTACGGCGGGCGCGCCGTGGGCGAGGGCCGGATCACCCTGGGCCAGCTCGTCACCTTCATCCAGTACATGATCCGCCTGAGCTGGCCCATGGCCGCCCTGGGCTGGGTGACGGGCATCATCCAGCGCGGCAGCGCCTCCTGGGCGCGCATGCTCGCGGTGCTGGACCAGGAGCCGGCCATTGCCGGGCCCGCGCCGTCGCCGCAGGACGCGCCCCTGCGCGGCGATCTGGAGATCCGCCATCTGCACTTCGCCTACGGGGAGCACGCCGTCCTGCACGACATCGACCTGCGCCTGCCCGCGGGGGAGACCCTCGGCATCGTGGGCCTGACCGGCAGCGGCAAGACCACGCTCCTGCGGCTCATTCCGCGCCTGCTGGATCCCCCGCCGGGGAGCATCCTGCTGGCGGGGCGCGACGTCACCACGCTCCCGCTCGCCCAGCTGCGCGCGTCCATCGCCTGGGCGCCCCAGGAGCCGCTGCTCTTCAGCGAGAGCCTCGACGCCAACCTGCGCCAGGGCGACCTGGGCATCGACCCCGCGCTGCGCGACGCCGCGGCGAAGGACGCCGGCGTCCTCGACGAGATCCTCGGCTTTCCCAAGGGCTGGGACACGCCCATCGGCGAGCGCGGCGTGAACCTCTCCGGCGGCCAGCAGCAGCGCGTGAGCCTCGCCCGCGCGTTGCTCAAGGACGCGGGCTTGCTCATCCTCGACGCCCCCTTCGCCAGCGTGGACACGCACACCGAGGAGCGCATCCTCGCGGCGCTGCGCGCCGGCACGCGCGGGCGCAGCCTGATCCTGGTCAGCCATCGCGTCTCCACCGTGCGCCACTGCCAGCAGATCCTGGTGATGGACGGCGGCCGCATCGTCGAGCGCGGCGACCACGCCAGCCTGCTCGTCGCGGGCGGGCTCTACAGCCGCCTACACGAGCGCCAGCTCCTGGAGGACGAGCTCGGCGCCGCCGGCGCGACGGCGGACGACGGCGCCGAGAGGGAGCAGGCGTGA
- a CDS encoding carboxypeptidase regulatory-like domain-containing protein: MTRRHATLFFIALLAPCAALAGVGDVHPTQIPGGLTALGDTLSLRWAEPLDCQLELGPTPENLLPLDGAAGGPGALDFVPDSLGLMPGAWTARLVSLVNAADTSLPFPLFIEADQAPLMLSPANGDTVPGGGVTLRWEPVLGVPYYHVLFSDQEILIEEDENGDPVIAGAAIVWQAITPSTSIAYGDVDPSGFFTGMNGNAAPLVPGPTYNWLVLNNYGNNPALSSTRQAGVSAFNVDGGSALDAPVLLAPAEGDTLQSDSVVFNWSAVDGASHYQFVLSRIVDEDGNEGAVGVFDQVTGQTSLELPASSLLVDSRYRWKVYALDESGQGTASAPREFVYVVASGRLKIRTRDDNGDVLAYVQVLLTPLGGGGSALPVVTGSSGGWDDDLSPGAYLLEASFDGHEDASAQAEVIEDSLRTVTLVLPPSPATLAGTVRDLQSQPVAYAVVSARDTLTGELRQVDAGGGGGFQLGVTPGVWRLKATRSGYHAADSLLVTAQPGAYQTLPAPLHVEPNSCTLAGAALNASGAPVVSATVTLARDGESLQAFTGSDGQFQFNLDAGLWTLTAAKPGYVSPAPRTLSFAPGQDLALDPPLTLSAQAAILNGFVQAGGGMVGGATVTATPSAGYPQTALSGSQGAWQLSLAPGTWTLRASKAGYSPGPPLQLTLAPGGGQSGLVLTLSPNPCSVSGQVSDGAAPLAGATVTGGGASAGSLWDGSYTLTLPAGTQLLQASKTGYSGAQQTLELAPGQQLTGVDFVLAPGAATVSGQVLSEGLPVAGATVWLRGDTDSLAQLSGPSGGFSLSAPPGAYLLGATKAAMLGDGPVALTLAPGQSLPGQLLTLTPAGARLSGTVTADGAPLPAAQLRAVSALGEASTGCDPSGGWSLLLDGGADWTVTASRSGYGSVSAATGVLADGATWQHDFALTPQPAQLSGRVRDDEGLDVAGALLRLDAGADSLTVATDGSGRYAISLAPGDWTLSLAPAGFAPYSAVLTLPVGSTVHNPVLETRFARLDGTVADADGAPLGGVTLTVSGAASGSALSGADGAFHFPRLLAGASTLKAQKSGFAVAQEPLLLAEDETAALDLVLTAHTGTLSGAVRGDGDSPLAGASVQLRAGGQLVAQALTDGDGLFAVSGLDLAQALSVSASLAGHSAVSTNPLLNVLPPAAGLLFQLAPDDGVIRGRLTDADSGVPVAGALVIVDDGAGYHGEALSDAAGDFVAAGLRRASVYSLVADAAGWAPLALDAVSPDGAPLALALTSAPASIYGTLYGGREPGSPLPAGSRLRGVAGSGGVDVSVAVDALGAYSLGALPPGSYTLVLRADGYLSEPRQQIVQVGEGQAAGPYDFELVETSLASLEISGVDELDNDGSAIFRGAQLSADGEQLDYPLAWTVEPANAGTLDAATGRFTPRADFLGTVTLGARHLASGLSATRALSVTARVSPDSARVLDDGNGVSISLPAGALAQTTRLSMRRRTPGPLRRRAGSFRVEGELYRFLPDGLAFGVDTPATLTLPIPNPLFNQRLAMGWWDAEALRWEAMLANKGSAGLSRSLAHFSEYALLVANTPLGVADAAFSANPFSPALGPVQLSFVLSSQAMAAPLVDLTVYNLLGDPVRTLLRHEALEVGVAQVVSWDGLTDAGELARNGRYLLRLVVDDGRDRAERILQLVLIK; this comes from the coding sequence ATGACCCGCCGCCACGCAACGCTCTTCTTCATCGCCCTGCTGGCGCCCTGCGCCGCGCTGGCCGGCGTGGGCGACGTCCATCCCACGCAGATCCCGGGCGGCCTCACCGCGCTCGGCGACACGCTCTCCCTCCGCTGGGCCGAGCCGCTGGACTGCCAGCTCGAGCTGGGGCCCACGCCAGAGAACCTGCTGCCCCTCGACGGCGCCGCCGGCGGCCCCGGCGCGCTGGACTTCGTCCCCGACAGTCTCGGCCTCATGCCCGGCGCGTGGACCGCGCGGCTCGTCAGCCTGGTGAACGCCGCCGACACCAGCCTGCCCTTTCCGCTCTTCATCGAGGCCGACCAGGCCCCGCTGATGCTCTCGCCGGCCAACGGCGACACCGTGCCGGGCGGGGGCGTCACCCTGCGCTGGGAGCCGGTGCTGGGCGTGCCCTACTACCACGTGCTGTTCAGCGACCAGGAGATCCTCATCGAGGAGGACGAGAACGGCGATCCCGTGATCGCCGGCGCGGCGATCGTGTGGCAGGCGATCACGCCGTCGACGAGCATCGCCTACGGCGACGTGGACCCCTCGGGCTTCTTCACCGGCATGAACGGCAACGCCGCGCCGCTGGTGCCCGGGCCCACCTACAACTGGCTCGTCCTGAACAACTACGGCAACAACCCGGCGCTCTCGAGCACGCGCCAGGCCGGCGTGAGCGCCTTCAACGTGGATGGCGGCAGCGCCCTCGACGCACCCGTCCTCCTCGCCCCCGCCGAGGGCGATACGCTGCAGAGCGACTCCGTGGTTTTCAACTGGTCCGCCGTCGACGGCGCGAGCCACTACCAGTTCGTGCTCAGCCGCATCGTCGACGAGGACGGCAACGAGGGTGCGGTGGGCGTCTTCGATCAGGTGACGGGCCAGACGTCGCTCGAGCTGCCCGCGTCCAGCCTGCTGGTCGACTCGCGCTACCGCTGGAAGGTCTACGCGCTGGACGAGAGCGGCCAGGGCACCGCCAGCGCGCCCCGCGAGTTCGTCTACGTGGTGGCCTCGGGGCGTCTCAAGATCCGCACGCGCGACGACAACGGCGACGTCCTCGCCTACGTGCAGGTGCTGCTCACGCCCCTGGGCGGCGGCGGCAGCGCGCTTCCCGTGGTCACCGGTTCGAGCGGCGGCTGGGACGACGACCTCAGTCCCGGCGCCTACCTGCTCGAAGCCTCCTTCGACGGCCACGAGGACGCGAGCGCGCAGGCCGAGGTGATCGAGGACTCGCTGCGCACCGTCACGCTCGTGCTGCCGCCCAGTCCCGCCACGCTGGCCGGCACCGTTCGCGATCTGCAATCCCAGCCCGTCGCCTACGCCGTGGTGAGCGCGCGCGACACGCTCACGGGCGAGCTGCGCCAGGTGGACGCGGGCGGCGGCGGCGGCTTCCAGCTCGGCGTCACGCCCGGCGTCTGGCGGCTCAAGGCCACCCGCAGCGGCTACCACGCCGCCGACAGCCTGCTGGTGACGGCCCAGCCCGGCGCCTATCAGACGCTGCCCGCGCCGCTGCACGTCGAGCCCAACAGTTGCACGCTGGCCGGCGCCGCGCTGAACGCCAGCGGCGCGCCGGTGGTGTCGGCCACGGTCACGCTCGCCCGCGACGGCGAGAGCCTGCAGGCCTTCACCGGCAGCGACGGGCAGTTCCAGTTCAACCTCGACGCCGGCCTGTGGACGCTCACGGCCGCCAAGCCCGGCTACGTCTCGCCGGCGCCGCGCACGCTCAGCTTCGCCCCGGGGCAGGACCTCGCCCTCGATCCCCCGCTCACGCTCAGCGCCCAGGCGGCCATCCTCAACGGCTTCGTGCAGGCGGGCGGCGGCATGGTGGGCGGCGCGACCGTCACGGCCACCCCCAGCGCCGGCTATCCCCAGACCGCGCTCAGCGGCAGCCAGGGCGCCTGGCAGCTCTCCCTCGCGCCCGGCACCTGGACCCTGCGCGCGAGCAAGGCCGGCTACAGCCCCGGCCCCCCGCTGCAGCTCACCCTCGCGCCCGGCGGCGGCCAGAGCGGCCTCGTGCTGACGCTCAGCCCCAACCCCTGCAGCGTGTCGGGACAGGTCAGCGACGGCGCCGCCCCCCTGGCGGGCGCCACCGTCACCGGCGGCGGCGCGAGCGCTGGCAGCCTCTGGGACGGCAGCTACACGCTCACCTTGCCCGCGGGCACGCAGCTGCTCCAGGCGAGCAAGACCGGCTACAGCGGCGCGCAGCAGACGCTCGAGCTCGCGCCCGGACAGCAACTCACGGGCGTGGACTTCGTCCTCGCGCCGGGCGCCGCCACGGTCAGCGGACAGGTGCTGTCCGAGGGGCTGCCCGTGGCCGGCGCCACCGTCTGGCTCCGCGGCGACACGGATTCCCTCGCGCAGCTGAGCGGGCCGTCCGGCGGCTTCAGCCTCAGCGCCCCGCCGGGCGCCTACCTGCTCGGCGCGACGAAGGCGGCCATGCTGGGCGACGGCCCCGTCGCCCTCACCCTCGCCCCCGGCCAGAGCCTGCCCGGGCAGCTGCTCACGCTCACCCCCGCCGGCGCGCGGCTGTCCGGCACGGTGACGGCCGACGGCGCGCCCCTGCCCGCCGCGCAGCTGCGGGCCGTCTCGGCGCTGGGCGAGGCCAGCACGGGCTGCGATCCCAGCGGCGGCTGGTCGCTGCTGCTCGACGGCGGCGCGGACTGGACCGTCACCGCCTCGCGCAGCGGCTATGGCAGCGTGAGCGCCGCGACCGGCGTGCTGGCCGACGGCGCCACCTGGCAGCACGATTTCGCGCTGACGCCCCAGCCGGCGCAGCTCAGCGGCCGCGTGCGCGACGACGAAGGCCTGGACGTCGCCGGCGCGCTCCTGCGCCTCGACGCCGGCGCCGACAGCCTGACCGTCGCCACCGACGGCAGCGGCCGCTACGCCATCTCGCTCGCCCCCGGCGACTGGACGCTCTCGCTCGCGCCCGCCGGCTTTGCGCCGTACAGCGCCGTGCTGACGCTTCCCGTCGGCAGCACCGTCCACAATCCCGTCCTCGAGACCCGCTTCGCGCGCCTGGACGGCACCGTCGCGGACGCCGACGGCGCCCCGCTCGGCGGCGTCACGCTCACCGTGAGCGGCGCGGCCTCCGGCAGCGCCCTGAGCGGCGCGGACGGCGCCTTCCACTTCCCCCGCCTGCTCGCCGGCGCCTCCACGCTCAAGGCCCAGAAGTCGGGCTTCGCCGTTGCCCAGGAGCCGCTGCTCCTCGCCGAGGACGAGACGGCGGCGCTGGACCTCGTCCTCACGGCGCACACCGGCACGCTCTCGGGCGCCGTGCGCGGCGACGGCGACTCTCCCCTGGCCGGCGCCAGCGTCCAGCTGCGCGCGGGCGGCCAGCTCGTGGCGCAGGCCCTCACCGACGGCGACGGCCTCTTCGCCGTCTCCGGCCTCGATCTCGCGCAGGCGCTCTCGGTCAGCGCGAGCCTGGCCGGGCACTCGGCCGTCTCCACGAATCCGCTGCTGAACGTCCTGCCGCCGGCCGCGGGCCTGCTGTTCCAGCTCGCGCCCGACGACGGCGTCATCCGCGGACGGCTGACGGACGCCGACAGCGGCGTGCCCGTCGCCGGCGCGCTCGTGATCGTGGACGACGGCGCGGGCTACCACGGGGAGGCCCTGAGCGACGCCGCGGGCGACTTCGTCGCCGCGGGCCTGCGGCGCGCCTCCGTCTACTCGCTCGTGGCGGACGCCGCCGGCTGGGCGCCGCTCGCGCTCGACGCGGTGAGTCCGGACGGGGCGCCGCTCGCGCTCGCGCTCACGTCCGCGCCGGCGAGCATCTACGGCACGCTCTACGGCGGACGCGAACCGGGCAGTCCCCTGCCGGCCGGCTCGCGCCTGCGCGGCGTGGCCGGGAGCGGCGGCGTGGACGTGAGCGTCGCCGTGGACGCCCTCGGCGCCTACAGCCTCGGCGCGCTGCCGCCGGGCAGCTACACGCTCGTGCTGCGCGCGGACGGCTACCTGAGCGAGCCGCGCCAGCAGATCGTGCAGGTCGGCGAGGGCCAGGCGGCGGGTCCCTACGACTTCGAGCTCGTCGAGACCTCACTCGCCAGCCTCGAGATCAGCGGCGTCGACGAGCTCGACAACGACGGCAGCGCCATCTTCCGCGGCGCGCAGCTCAGCGCCGACGGCGAGCAGCTCGACTACCCGCTGGCCTGGACCGTCGAGCCGGCCAACGCCGGCACGCTGGACGCGGCCACCGGCCGCTTCACGCCCCGCGCCGACTTCCTCGGCACGGTGACGCTCGGCGCACGGCATCTCGCCTCGGGGCTCAGCGCCACGCGCGCGCTCAGCGTGACCGCCCGCGTGTCGCCGGACAGCGCCCGCGTCCTCGACGACGGCAACGGCGTCTCGATCAGCCTCCCCGCCGGCGCCCTCGCCCAGACCACCCGCCTGTCCATGCGGCGCCGCACGCCGGGCCCCCTGCGCCGGCGCGCCGGCAGCTTCCGGGTGGAGGGCGAGCTCTACCGCTTCCTGCCCGACGGTCTCGCCTTCGGCGTCGACACCCCGGCCACGCTGACGCTGCCCATCCCCAATCCGCTCTTCAACCAGCGCCTCGCCATGGGCTGGTGGGACGCCGAGGCCCTCCGCTGGGAGGCCATGCTGGCGAACAAGGGCAGCGCCGGCCTGTCGCGCAGCCTCGCGCACTTCTCGGAGTACGCGCTGCTCGTGGCGAACACGCCGCTCGGCGTCGCGGACGCCGCCTTCAGCGCGAACCCCTTCAGTCCCGCGCTGGGTCCCGTCCAGCTCAGCTTCGTCCTGAGCAGCCAGGCCATGGCCGCGCCGCTGGTGGACCTGACCGTCTACAACCTGCTCGGCGATCCCGTGCGCACGCTGCTGCGCCACGAGGCGCTGGAGGTGGGCGTGGCGCAGGTCGTGTCCTGGGACGGCCTCACCGACGCGGGCGAGCTGGCCCGCAACGGGCGCTACCTGCTGCGTCTCGTCGTGGACGACGGCCGGGACCGCGCCGAACGCATCCTGCAACTCGTGCTCATCAAGTAG
- a CDS encoding DegT/DnrJ/EryC1/StrS family aminotransferase encodes MEDVVTKVPQLDLPAQYAALRDDIRARVDALFESQSFILGAAVADFEAAMADYLGVPGAVGISSGSEALRIALAVLDVGPGDEVLLPAFTFFATAGAVAQRGATPVFVDVDEHFLMDPDDARRVLTPRTRAAIGVHLYGRQMDWRPWRALAEEHGLALIEDAAQSVGSRDALGASGSLGHAAAFSFFPSKNLGGAGDGGLFTSPDPALLERARRYRNHGETQRYHHAEVGVNGRLDALQAAVLHAKLPHLDGWNRARRALAARYAEGIAARGLADVLRAPALPVGEEHVFHQFTLRAERRDALLAHLQAAGIGAAIYYPVPLHRQPCFADLPGVARALPMTERLSAEVVSLPIYPELGEERQDAVLDALAEFYAR; translated from the coding sequence ATGGAGGATGTCGTGACGAAGGTGCCTCAGCTCGACCTGCCCGCCCAGTACGCCGCGTTGCGCGACGACATCCGCGCCCGGGTGGATGCGCTCTTCGAGTCGCAGAGCTTCATCCTCGGCGCGGCCGTGGCGGACTTCGAGGCGGCCATGGCCGATTACCTCGGCGTGCCGGGAGCGGTGGGCATCTCCAGCGGCAGCGAGGCGCTGCGCATCGCGCTGGCCGTGCTCGACGTGGGCCCGGGCGACGAGGTGCTGCTGCCCGCCTTCACCTTCTTCGCCACCGCGGGCGCCGTGGCGCAGCGCGGGGCGACGCCCGTCTTCGTGGACGTGGACGAGCATTTCCTCATGGACCCGGACGACGCGCGGCGCGTCCTGACTCCGCGCACGCGAGCGGCGATCGGCGTGCACCTCTATGGACGTCAGATGGACTGGCGGCCCTGGCGCGCGCTGGCCGAGGAGCACGGGCTCGCGCTCATCGAGGACGCGGCGCAGTCCGTGGGCTCGCGCGACGCGCTGGGGGCCAGCGGCAGTCTGGGCCACGCCGCGGCTTTCAGCTTCTTCCCCAGCAAGAACCTCGGCGGCGCGGGCGACGGCGGCCTCTTCACCAGCCCCGATCCCGCGCTGCTGGAGCGCGCGCGCCGCTACCGCAATCACGGCGAGACGCAGCGCTATCACCACGCGGAAGTCGGCGTGAACGGGCGGCTCGACGCCCTGCAGGCCGCGGTGCTCCACGCGAAGCTGCCGCACCTCGACGGCTGGAATCGCGCACGGCGCGCGCTGGCGGCGCGCTACGCCGAGGGCATCGCCGCGCGCGGGCTGGCGGACGTCCTGCGCGCGCCGGCCCTGCCGGTGGGCGAGGAGCACGTCTTCCATCAGTTCACGCTGCGGGCCGAGCGGCGCGACGCGCTCCTGGCGCACCTGCAGGCGGCCGGCATCGGCGCGGCGATCTACTATCCCGTGCCCCTGCACCGCCAGCCCTGCTTCGCGGATCTGCCCGGCGTCGCGCGGGCGCTGCCGATGACCGAACGCCTGTCGGCGGAGGTCGTCAGCCTGCCCATCTATCCGGAGCTGGGAGAGGAGCGGCAGGACGCCGTGCTGGACGCGCTGGCGGAGTTCTACGCGCGCTAG
- a CDS encoding sigma-70 family RNA polymerase sigma factor: MPTDEDLILAVQAGDKRAFDELVGRFKMRLYNFVLRMVADPDLAEEITQDAFVRAYINADKYRTIAKFSTWLYTIAINLVRNHARRAKRSPISRMPLIGKGEDKVEMEAPDLGDLQDVDLERREQRRFIEEIMVKIPAHYREPFVLREVHDLSYEEIAAATGLKLGTVRSRINRARAHFRKQWLARFEDDNARTADGGPLQ, from the coding sequence GTGCCCACCGATGAGGATCTCATCCTGGCCGTCCAGGCCGGCGACAAGCGCGCTTTCGACGAGTTGGTCGGCCGCTTCAAGATGCGCCTGTACAACTTCGTCCTGCGCATGGTCGCCGACCCGGATCTGGCGGAGGAAATCACGCAGGACGCCTTTGTCCGCGCCTACATCAACGCGGACAAGTACCGGACCATCGCCAAGTTCAGCACCTGGCTCTACACCATCGCGATCAACCTGGTGCGCAACCACGCGCGCCGCGCCAAGCGCAGCCCGATCTCGCGGATGCCGCTGATCGGCAAGGGCGAGGACAAGGTCGAGATGGAAGCGCCGGACCTCGGCGACCTCCAGGACGTGGACCTGGAGCGCCGGGAACAGCGTCGGTTTATCGAGGAGATCATGGTCAAGATTCCCGCGCACTACCGGGAACCCTTCGTTCTCCGCGAAGTTCACGACCTCAGCTACGAAGAAATCGCGGCGGCCACGGGCCTCAAGCTCGGCACCGTGCGCAGCCGCATCAACCGGGCTCGCGCCCATTTCCGGAAGCAGTGGTTGGCTCGCTTCGAAGACGACAACGCCCGCACGGCGGATGGAGGCCCCCTGCAATGA
- a CDS encoding twin-arginine translocase TatA/TatE family subunit, translating to MFAFMGQWEIALVVLALLLLFGGRKIPELARGLGSGIREFRQGMSGKDENDQLPKGRGDGAGGPGSKD from the coding sequence ATGTTCGCCTTCATGGGTCAATGGGAGATCGCCCTCGTGGTGCTGGCTCTGCTGCTGCTGTTCGGCGGCCGCAAGATCCCCGAGCTGGCCCGTGGCCTGGGGTCGGGCATCCGTGAATTTCGCCAGGGAATGTCCGGCAAGGACGAGAACGACCAGCTCCCCAAGGGGCGCGGCGACGGGGCCGGCGGGCCCGGCTCCAAGGACTAG
- a CDS encoding ABC transporter ATP-binding protein: protein MSDYLQADLAPQKAYDARLMRRALRYLHPYRWRVALAVVLLACASLAGLAGPYLVKVGIDRGIVGSDPSALLYASLLFGLVLLAEFGLGYLQTLIVVGLGQRFMLDLRLELFAHLQRLPVAFFDRNPVGRLMTRITSDVELLNEMFSSGLVAIIGDLITLAVILGYLFLLNVRLALVTFALLPVLSLITLYFRGRLRTNFRQVQVRVAAINAFLQEHLAGMEVIQAYGQEERAAGRFRELNRSHTRAHLDSVFNLGLFFPLVEVIAVLSISLSLGFGGHWYSTGGDAALSLGDLAAFILYARRFFQPISDLSEKFNIMQAAMASSERIFRLLDTEPEPPSPALPASPPRLRGEIRFEGIRFGYDPALPVLHDVAFHVAPGERLALVGPTGGGKSSILSLLLRFYEPQQGRVLLDGVDLRDLPRGVLRGQVALVQQDIFLFPGSIGENIHLGNAGIDAARVRAAAEAVGALDFIERLPRGFDTALTQGGGGLSTGQKQLIAFARALAHDPAVLILDEATSSVDTETEALIQQGLERLLAGRTSVVVAHRLSTVRGADRILVVQRGRIVESGRHEELLALDGVYARLHRLQYLDTPSA from the coding sequence GTGAGCGACTACCTCCAGGCCGACCTCGCCCCCCAGAAGGCCTACGACGCGCGGCTGATGCGGCGCGCCCTGCGCTACCTCCACCCCTATCGCTGGCGGGTGGCGCTGGCCGTCGTGCTGCTCGCCTGCGCCAGCCTTGCCGGTCTCGCAGGGCCCTACCTCGTCAAGGTGGGCATTGACCGTGGCATCGTGGGCTCGGATCCCTCCGCCCTGCTCTACGCGTCGCTGCTCTTCGGTCTCGTGCTGCTCGCCGAGTTCGGCCTCGGCTACCTGCAGACGCTCATCGTCGTCGGCCTCGGCCAGCGCTTCATGCTCGATCTCCGCCTGGAGCTCTTCGCCCACCTCCAGCGCCTGCCCGTGGCCTTCTTCGACCGCAATCCCGTGGGCCGGCTGATGACGCGCATCACCAGCGACGTCGAGCTGCTCAACGAGATGTTCAGCTCGGGCCTGGTGGCGATCATCGGCGATCTCATCACCCTGGCGGTGATCCTGGGCTACCTCTTCCTGCTCAACGTGCGGCTCGCCCTGGTGACCTTCGCGCTGCTGCCGGTGCTCAGCCTCATCACGCTCTACTTCCGCGGACGCCTGCGCACCAACTTCCGCCAGGTGCAGGTGCGCGTGGCCGCCATCAACGCCTTCCTGCAGGAGCACCTCGCCGGCATGGAGGTGATCCAGGCCTACGGCCAGGAAGAGCGCGCCGCCGGCCGCTTCCGCGAGCTCAACCGCTCCCACACGCGGGCCCATCTGGACAGCGTCTTCAACCTGGGGCTCTTCTTCCCGCTCGTGGAAGTGATCGCGGTGCTGTCGATCTCCCTGAGCCTCGGCTTCGGCGGCCACTGGTACAGCACGGGCGGCGACGCGGCGCTGAGCCTCGGCGATCTGGCGGCCTTCATCCTCTACGCGCGGCGCTTCTTCCAGCCCATCAGCGACCTCAGCGAGAAGTTCAACATCATGCAGGCGGCCATGGCCTCCAGCGAGCGCATCTTCCGGCTGCTGGACACGGAGCCCGAGCCCCCGTCGCCGGCGCTGCCCGCCTCGCCGCCGCGCCTGCGCGGGGAGATCCGCTTCGAGGGCATCCGCTTCGGCTACGACCCGGCCCTGCCCGTGCTCCACGACGTGGCCTTCCACGTGGCGCCCGGCGAACGCCTCGCCCTGGTGGGCCCGACGGGCGGCGGCAAGTCGAGCATCCTGAGCCTGCTGCTGCGCTTCTACGAGCCGCAGCAGGGGCGCGTGCTGCTCGACGGCGTGGATCTGCGCGACCTCCCACGCGGTGTGCTGCGGGGACAGGTGGCGCTGGTGCAGCAGGACATCTTCCTGTTCCCGGGCAGCATCGGCGAGAACATCCACCTGGGGAACGCGGGCATCGACGCGGCGCGCGTGCGCGCGGCGGCAGAGGCCGTGGGGGCGCTGGACTTCATCGAGCGACTGCCCCGCGGCTTCGACACGGCGCTCACCCAGGGCGGCGGCGGTCTGTCCACGGGGCAGAAGCAGCTCATCGCCTTCGCCCGCGCCCTCGCCCACGACCCCGCCGTGCTGATCCTCGACGAGGCCACGAGCTCCGTGGACACCGAGACCGAGGCGCTCATCCAGCAGGGACTCGAGCGGCTGCTCGCCGGGCGGACCAGCGTGGTGGTGGCGCACCGTCTGTCCACCGTGCGCGGCGCGGATCGCATCCTGGTGGTGCAGCGCGGCCGCATCGTGGAGTCCGGTCGCCACGAGGAGCTGCTCGCGCTGGACGGCGTCTACGCGCGACTCCACCGCCTGCAATACCTGGACACGCCCTCCGCCTGA